In one window of Maribacter sp. BPC-D8 DNA:
- a CDS encoding PKD domain-containing protein — MKIKQNIFRKTTLLLFSVVVTSSFVGCVGSDTFRDDLPNANSKVDTIFPEANFDYTADQTDFTVINFTDLSTEAASYAWDFGGGATSTDRDPSFQFPGEGTFPVTLISSDGNGETSTITLDVVVVDELVAAFQCPDFLCDPRTPWAGEDRGTTSSYSASSSPTPPEDNGAAKLSSSSNFLDQSIRVVAGATYEVTFWYVSKTTGSSAGTLLIEDADTQAVFLNQEIPLTDQASAYVQTSFSFTTGDDTENMRFNIEYAGTECRFSKISIDRLN, encoded by the coding sequence ATGAAAATTAAACAAAATATTTTCCGAAAAACAACCTTGTTGCTCTTTAGTGTAGTTGTTACAAGTTCTTTTGTTGGTTGTGTTGGTTCTGATACATTTAGAGATGATCTGCCAAATGCAAACTCTAAGGTAGATACTATATTTCCAGAAGCAAATTTTGATTATACGGCGGATCAAACAGATTTTACGGTAATTAATTTTACGGATCTTTCTACTGAAGCAGCTTCTTATGCTTGGGATTTTGGTGGTGGAGCCACTTCAACAGATCGTGACCCATCATTTCAGTTTCCAGGTGAAGGTACATTTCCGGTTACATTAATTTCTAGTGATGGTAATGGCGAGACTTCAACGATTACTTTAGATGTTGTAGTTGTAGATGAATTAGTGGCAGCTTTTCAATGCCCAGATTTCTTATGTGATCCAAGAACGCCTTGGGCTGGCGAAGATAGAGGAACTACAAGTTCTTACTCTGCTAGTTCTTCACCTACACCGCCAGAAGATAATGGAGCAGCTAAATTAAGTAGTAGTTCTAATTTTCTTGATCAAAGTATTCGTGTGGTTGCTGGTGCAACATATGAAGTAACTTTTTGGTATGTAAGTAAAACAACCGGTAGTTCTGCTGGTACGCTTTTAATTGAAGATGCTGATACTCAAGCTGTTTTTCTTAATCAAGAAATTCCGTTAACTGATCAAGCTTCGGCTTACGTTCAAACATCATTCTCTTTTACAACTGGTGATGATACCGAGAACATGAGATTTAATATTGAATATGCAGGAACAGAATGTAGGTTCTCTAAAATTAGTATTGATAGACTGAATTAA